From uncultured Pseudodesulfovibrio sp.:
TATTTTGTGCATTCATACTATGTGCGAGTCGAAAATGAAGAAAATTCCATGCTGAAAACCGAGTACGGTCTTACTTTTGATTCGGGGATTTGCAAAGATAATATCTTTGGATGTCAATTCCATCCAGAGAAGAGTCATAAATACGGGATGCAACTTTTGTCTTGGTTTGCGAGGATATAATGCTCAGGATCAGAGTCATTCCAACATTATTGCTGCACGACGAGAGTCTCGTAAAAACGACGCGATTCAAGAATCATGCGTATATCGGTGATCCGTGCAATACCGTCAGAATTTTTAATGAACTTGAAGTCGATGAGCTTTTGTTTCTCGATATACTGGCAACCCCCTGTGGAGACAGCCCCAACTACAAACTTCTCGCGGAAGTGGCATCAGAGTGTTTTATGCCTATTGCCTATGGTGGTGGCATCCATTCGCTTGATGACGCGAAGAAGGCTTTTGATATCGGGATTGAAAAAATTTCCCTTAATTCAGCCTGTTTCGATTCTCCTCAATTGATAACCCAGATCGCGAATCATTTCGGTTCACAGGCTGTTATCGCATCAATTGATGTAAAATCGACTTTGTTGGGAAATCGTAGGGTGTTTTGCGGCGGAGGAAGAAAAAATACCGGAAAAGATCCTGTCTCATGGGCAAGAAGAGTAGAAGCACTTGGTGCTGGAGAAATTCTTTTGACTAATATTGAAAGGGAAGGCTCATGGCAGGGATTTGATGTGGAGCTTACCCGGAGAGTTTGCGATGCAGTTGATATCCCCGTTGTTGCACACGGCGGAGCCGGCTGCGTCGATCATATTGCCGAAGTCGTCAATGAAGGAAAGGCCTCGGCTGTTGCTCTTGGAAGTATGGTCGTCTTTCAGAAAAAAGGCATGGGTGTGTTGGTCAATTTCCCGAATCGAACAAAACTTTTAAACGCAATACAATAGTCAAATGAAATACTATCTGCATGTAGGTCTCCATAAGACGGCGACAAAGTTTTATCAGCACAGCGTCTTTCCTCATCTTCCTGAGGAGAAGTACACGTATAATCCTGGTTTGTTGACTCAGTTGATGGCTGATTTGCTGAAGGCATCATCTGGGGATGTTTCCCTTGTTTTGGACGCGATTGCGGAAGAAAAACAACGGTTGGAAAAGGTTGGTCGAGATGTCGTGATTTCTCGAGAGGTGATGTCTGGCGATTTGTTTAGCTTTTATCGGGATCATACGGAAACCATTTCCCGTCTTGGAAAGGCATTTGACGATGCCGAGATACTTTTGGCTTTTCGGTATCAACCCGAGTGGATCATCTCCTGTTACCGTGAAAGTGTACATGAACATCACTACCAGAGCCTCGCAAATTTTATTAGTCAGTCCGTAACTGATGATGGGTTTGCTCATGCTGACTACAGGATTTTCGATTACACGAGCATTTTGAAGACCTATTGTGAGACATTTGGAAAAGAGCATGTCCATGTCTCTTTTTTCGAAAGTTTTTGCGAGGATCAGCCGCAAGCAATACGGGATGTTTGTACTATCCTTGGGCTTGAGAAGCCTCTCATCATACAGCGATCTTCGTCCATCCCAAACCGAGGGTATTCCGCGTTGGCAATATCCTTGTCCATTTGGCGTTACAAGACACTAAAGGCGTTAGGGTTACATAAACGATGTGTTCATCGGCCGATATTTTTCTTTGGAAAGAAAGGGATTCCGGCAGGCTTTAAGAATTTGTCTGTGCTGCCCGATGAACCGTATTGGGGGCAACGTTTTTTGCGGGACAATGAAGAGGTCCGGTCAGATTCATATCCGAACGTTGGCTTTTGGGAGAAGGTTCAGATGGCTTTGAGTTGGCGCAGTCTCATGAAGCAGGGCGTTGACAAGATTACGTATGTTGATTCCGACTTGTTGAAAGAACAGCGTGCAGAGATTGAAGTTTATTTTCAGGAAAAGAACAAAGCCTTTGATGTGTACGCACGTGAAATCAATGTGAAAATACCAAAACGGTATTTGGGGTAGGTGCTGTCTATGACGTTTGCCAATGTTTCAACCCCAAAAGTTGAATGGGTGTAATATGGAAGTTGTTCTACTGTATATATTTGCATTTGTAATCCGCATCCTTTTTTTGTGTCCGAATTCCACGGACAGCTGGTTGGTCTGGTATTCTTTGAACAGCCAGAAAGGACGTTGGTTGAATCATGCTGCCTACAACTCCTGTATTGAGGGGGCCATCGGCAATCCAAAATTGCAGTATTTTATTGTGAGCCTGTTTCCGGAAAAGTACCAAACAAGTGCCGGTAATTTGCTCAATATAGTTTATGATTTCGTCGTGATGACGTTTATATATATAATCGCATTCAATACCGTTGGCGGAGCCGAGGCCCGGTTGTTCGCCTTCCTTTCTGCAATGATCTATGCGACGGCACCCATTCTTTTGCCGTCAACGGCGAGGCTTACCGGGGTCAAGGCCCGTACTTTGAGCGGGTTGATAGGCTTTTTGTATTTTATGTCGCTCTCTCAGGCCCTTCTGTTTGATAACCATACCTTTTATCTTGTGTGCGGTGTGATTTCAGTGCTGGCAGTGTTAGCTTCTTCCTTTGCCATGCAGGTAATAGTCTTCTTTTCTCTTATCCTGTCCATTTTTTATATGACCCCGGCTCCGTTGCTGGCTTTTGTCATTCCGGTTTGTATTGCCTACTTCATCCCTGGAGTTGGTTTGAAGGAGATTGTTCGTCACAAAATCAATCACTACGGATGGTATTTCAATAGCTACGTGGGTACTGGGGCTAACAACAGAAACGACTTCAAGGGACTGATGGCAGAGATTCGTGGACAACGCAGGGGCAATATTATCCTGTACCATTTGTTCATGACGCAAAGCATTCTGATTGCGATGTATTCTCTCCCGGTGCTTTTTGTTTTGCTTTATTATTGTGTTTTTGACGGAGCTTTTTTGCAGATCATCAGCAATAGCCCTGTGTACACCTTTTATGCATATCTCGTCGCGGCTTCCTTTCTGTTGTTCATCATTATATCGACTCGGTATTTCCTTTTTTTGGGCGAGGCGGAACGGTATTTTGAATATTCTTTTCCTTTTGCCTGTCTGCTGATGGTGCCTCTTTTTAGCTCGGGACGTTTGTCGGCCCTGTTTGGTATCGGTTTGATTCTGTACCAAATTACCATTGTGCTGTGCGGTCTCTTTTTTAAATATCGTTTTGAGTACTTCAAGGCCTTTGAATCCTTTAAGCCTGACGACGAGGATGTGGAACTTGTCGAGATGATAAAGGGGTTGCCCAATGAGAATCCGAGCATTCTCGTTATTCCGACTAAATGCGCCTTCAAGCTGGCCACGCTGACACCGCCGGAATCCGGCATAAAATATTTGTTGTATTTCGTGACGAACAAAGTTGATGGATTCAAATACATGAAAAGGGCGTTCACGCATTATGAGTCACTTGATTTTGATTTTGACTATGTCAGATCAGAATACGGCATCGACACTGTTGTGGTGCTGAATGATCAGTGCAAGGTGCTTCCTGAAGTAACTCAAGAGTTTCTTGCGCAGGGTACGGTTGTTGGGCGTAACGAGAGATACACACTGTATTCTTTGTTTGACGGACGGTAGGTAGAATATGGCTGCCCAGAGTGTAGCTGAGCGTTTTGAACAAACGGAAGCGCTGGCGATCATACCGGCCCGGGGAGGGTCCAAAGGAATTCCGCACAAGAATATTCACCCGTTGTGCGGGAAGCCTCTGATTGCCTACTCTATTGAGACTGCTTTGGCCGCATCCAGTATTGATCGTGTGGTGGTTTCCACGGACGATAAGGAAATCGCCGCTGTTGCGCGGGAATATGGTGCTGAGGTGCCATATCTGCGACCAGAGTCGTTGGCTTCTGATTCTGCTGAAATATCAGGCTGCATAAATCATATGCTGCAATGGTTGTACGACGAGCAGGGATACGTGAGTGATTTGCATACGGTGCTCTACCCGACCCATTTGTTTCGTAAAGTCTCGTTAGTGGATTCCATGGTGCAAAAGGTTGCTGTAGGTGGATATTATACAGCAACAACTGTTCGACAGATTGATGTTCAAGAGTCTCAATATTTCGCTCAAGACTGTGGCTGCCTGCAAGTACTTCATGATCGGAAGCGTCCATTGGGCCGGGGGCAATATTACAGA
This genomic window contains:
- a CDS encoding AglZ/HisF2 family acetamidino modification protein; translation: MLRIRVIPTLLLHDESLVKTTRFKNHAYIGDPCNTVRIFNELEVDELLFLDILATPCGDSPNYKLLAEVASECFMPIAYGGGIHSLDDAKKAFDIGIEKISLNSACFDSPQLITQIANHFGSQAVIASIDVKSTLLGNRRVFCGGGRKNTGKDPVSWARRVEALGAGEILLTNIEREGSWQGFDVELTRRVCDAVDIPVVAHGGAGCVDHIAEVVNEGKASAVALGSMVVFQKKGMGVLVNFPNRTKLLNAIQ
- a CDS encoding acylneuraminate cytidylyltransferase family protein codes for the protein MAAQSVAERFEQTEALAIIPARGGSKGIPHKNIHPLCGKPLIAYSIETALAASSIDRVVVSTDDKEIAAVAREYGAEVPYLRPESLASDSAEISGCINHMLQWLYDEQGYVSDLHTVLYPTHLFRKVSLVDSMVQKVAVGGYYTATTVRQIDVQESQYFAQDCGCLQVLHDRKRPLGRGQYYRGYGSVLVRSNHFMPYSRYASILTDEIEFIDIDEWDDFYLAEEVITQGLYDFEL